Within the Desulfovibrio oxyclinae DSM 11498 genome, the region GATAGCCGATGGCGGAGACCGGCCCGGCCTTGTCCTTCTGGTAGCCCTGCGTCATGAGGTGCTGCCCCATGTTGGTGAACAGGCCCACGCCAGCCAGCAGGAGCCACTGTGTCCCGTCGGGCAAGGCCCAGTTCCAGCCGTCGAGCAACGGCGCGCCGAAGAGAATCACCATGGGCGGATAGATGATGACGGAGAGCGGATGCTCGTGCTGGGCGAGCCGGCGCACGGAAATGATGGCGAAGCTGGAGAGCAGCGCGCCGAGGATGGCCACGGAAACGGCGAGCGGCGGCAGCGGCATGGGCGTGCCGAACAGGAACGACGGCTGCGTCACGAGAACGATCCCGCTCAAACTGACCAGCACTGAAAGCACGCCGCGGGCGGTCATGCGCTCGCCAAGCACCGGCACGGCCAGCAGGGCCACGAAAACCGGATGCAGGAAGAGCAGCACGGTGGCGTCTGCCAAGGGTAGATGGATGAACGAGTAGAAATTGCAGCCCATGGCGGCAAAGCCGAGAACGCCGCGCAGAAGCAGCAGCCCCTTTCGGTTGCCGAGAATCGGCGCCCCGGTGCCGCGGATCAGGGCCACACTGTAGACGATGCCGACCACCGCACGCGCAAAAAGCACCTGAAGCGGCGGAAGTCCCTGACCGGCGAGTTTGACCAGCATCGACCCGACGGCAAAGAAGACGGTCCCTGCAAGCATGCAGCGAACGCCGGATGCGTTGAAGAATGGCATGACGTGGACACCGTAGAAAGAAGAAGCCATTGTTGCAATAAAATTGGGCACTTTTTCAGGCACTTTCAGAGTATGGAAATTTATGCTATTTCATTCTCCGAATGGGCCCCTCGCGATGCAGGACAAGGCTGCGCGAGAGGCCTTTTGGCATATAGCATCAGTCTTAATTCGGGAGGACGACCTTGTTTAAGAATATGAGTATGCGGAGCAAGATACTTGTTCCTATCTGTACTGCGGTGGTGATCGTATTCATCGCCACCATGACCATTACCGGCATGCGCATGAGCAAACTGCTCAAACGCGATGCCGAAAAGCTGGCCACGGCGGTCTCCAAGGACTACGGCAGCGAGATCGGGGCATCCGTGGAGAAGGGCATGGAGAGCGCGCGTACCATCGCGTCGTTCATGGGCGGCGCCAAAGAAGTTCGCGGGGTTTTCGGGCGGAAGAAGGCCATAGCCATGCTGCGCTCCGTGCTTGAGGAAAGCCCGCACCTCGACGGCATCTGGACCGTGTGGAAGGAAGACGGGTTCGACGGCGTTGACGGTGCATTCGGCAGCACCGAAATGCACGACGAAA harbors:
- a CDS encoding DMT family transporter, yielding MPFFNASGVRCMLAGTVFFAVGSMLVKLAGQGLPPLQVLFARAVVGIVYSVALIRGTGAPILGNRKGLLLLRGVLGFAAMGCNFYSFIHLPLADATVLLFLHPVFVALLAVPVLGERMTARGVLSVLVSLSGIVLVTQPSFLFGTPMPLPPLAVSVAILGALLSSFAIISVRRLAQHEHPLSVIIYPPMVILFGAPLLDGWNWALPDGTQWLLLAGVGLFTNMGQHLMTQGYQKDKAGPVSAIGYLEIVMAALLGWAVFGAIPGPMTLAGSLLIIGGSVALARSEAKPIPTIRPGKLPPPK